The stretch of DNA CCCCCACGGTGGCGGCATATTCCCACGGGCGGTACAGGCCTTCCATGTAAAGAATACCGATCTCCAGATCCGGGGCCAGCTTCTTGAAGTAAGCGAGTGAATAATGATTGAAACTGGAGATGACGACCCGGCTGCTCATGCCGTAAGCCCTGACGGCGGCAATTACTTTTTCCTCCATTCCGGGATAGAGAAAGACTCCGTTCTTAAGCTCAATATTGAGGACCGTGTCCCGATCCAGCAGCAGTTCGAGCAGATCCTCCAGCTGGGGAATTTTCTCGCCTTTGAAGCTGCCGTCTCCGAACCAGGCGCCTGCGTCGAGCGCCTCCAGCTCTGCCAGTGTCTTGTCCTTCACATAGCCGCTGCCGTTCGTTGTGCGGCTTAGTTCCTCGTCGTGTATGAGAACAAGCTCCCCGTCCCGGGTCATTTGCACATCAGTCTCAATGCCCGTCGCTCCAAGAGTAAGGCTGTGGCGGAAAGCCGCCATCGTATTTTCCGGGCATACCGCTGAAGCGCCGCGGTGCGCGAAATTCAATATTTTAGCCACGTCTGCATACCTCCGTCTTCGTTATTCCTGCTTAATATAATATTCCACATCCATGCCGTAAACCCTATGAGTATAGCTCTATATTGATTGCGGAGAATTAACGGGGAGTAAATATTTCCATTATGCTGCCAGATGGGGAAACGGCTGAATATGCGGACTCGAAAGTGGGTTAAACAAGGGCGGGAAGGCAGAGGGTTGAATAATGAGCGGGGCTGTCCCTCGGTCATCTTCGATGACTTTGCGGGACAGCCCCATGTCTATTGTTAGGCTTAAACCGTAAATTTATATACCCTGGCTTCGTAAGGGCGAAGCTTCAGGCTGCGGA from Paenibacillus sophorae encodes:
- a CDS encoding glycerophosphodiester phosphodiesterase; the encoded protein is MAKILNFAHRGASAVCPENTMAAFRHSLTLGATGIETDVQMTRDGELVLIHDEELSRTTNGSGYVKDKTLAELEALDAGAWFGDGSFKGEKIPQLEDLLELLLDRDTVLNIELKNGVFLYPGMEEKVIAAVRAYGMSSRVVISSFNHYSLAYFKKLAPDLEIGILYMEGLYRPWEYAATVGAKALHAYHLAVLPEFVRDAAQSGVVYHPFTVNDPKRMEFLIDAGVAGIITDVPDVLAGLLARKGL